One window of the Periophthalmus magnuspinnatus isolate fPerMag1 chromosome 6, fPerMag1.2.pri, whole genome shotgun sequence genome contains the following:
- the dldh gene encoding dihydrolipoyl dehydrogenase, mitochondrial — translation MQSWTQLYRSLATRGHQLPCKLHGAAAVSVRTYADKAAIDADVTVVGSGPGGYVAAIKAAQLGFKTVCVEKNATLGGTCLNVGCIPSKALLNNSYLYHLAHGKDFESRGIEISGISLNLEKMMAQKSNAVKALTGGIAHLFKQNKVTHVNGFGKVTGKNQVTATTADGEQVINTKNILIATGSEVTPFPGIQIDEESVVSSTGALCLKKVPEELIVIGAGVIGVELGSVWQRLGSKVTAVEFLGHVGGMGIDMEISKNFQRILQKQGLKFKLGTKVMGATKRPDGKIDVAVEAAAGGKNETLTCDVLLVCIGRRPFTQNLGLEDVGIELDNRGRIPVNNRFQTKVPSIYAIGDVVAGPMLAHKAEDEGIICVEGMAGGAVHIDYNCVPSVIYTHPEVAWVGKTEEQLKEEGVPYKVGKFPFAANSRAKTNADTDGLVKILSHKETDRMLGAHILGSGAGEMINEAALAMEYGASCEDVARVCHAHPTVSEAFREANLAASFGKAINF, via the exons ATGCAGAGTTGGACGCAGTTATATCGCTCCCTAGCCACG CGGGGCCACCAGCTGCCCTGCAAACTCCATGGAGCTGCAGCAGTGTCGGTCAGAACTTATGCTGACAAGGCAGCAA TTGATGCTGACGTCACAGTGGTGGGCTCTGGTCCAGGAGGGTACGTTGCTGCTATCAAGGCTGCACAGCTTGGCTTTAAG ACAGTTTGTGTGGAGAAAAATGCAACGCTGGGTGGAACCTGTCTGAATGTTGGTTGCATACCTTCAAAG GCACTTCTTAACAACTCTTACTTGTACCACTTGGCTCATGGAAAAGATTTTGAAAGCAGAGGCATAGAAA TTTCTGGCATCTCATTGAACCTTGAAAAAATGATGGCACAGAAGTCTAATGCAGTCAAAGCACTAACTGGAGGAATTGCACATCTTTTTAAACAGAACAAA GTGACCCATGTAAATGGGTTTGGGAAAGTGACAGGGAAGAACCAGGTGACTGCAACAACAGCAGACGGAGAGCAGGTCATCAACACCAAGAACATCCTCATCGCCACAGGCTCTGAGGTCACGCCTTTCCCTGGGATTCAG ATTGATGAAGAGTCCGTAGTCTCATCCACAGGAGCTTTGTGTCTGAAGAAGGTTCCAGAGGAGCTCATCGTCATCGGAGCTGGAGTCATTGGAGTGGAACTG GGATCAGTGTGGCAGCGATTAGGCTCCAAAGTCACGGCTGTAGAGTTTCTTGGTCATGTGGGCGGTATGGGCATCGACATGGAAATCTCCAAAAACTTCCAGCGAATTTTGCAGAAGCAGGGCCTCAAGTTCAAACTCGGCACTAAAGTCATGGGAGCCACCAAGAGACCCGATGGGAAGATCGATGTGGC AGtggaggcagcagcaggagggaAGAATGAGACCTTAACTTGTGACGTTTTGCTGGTGTGTATCGGACGGAGGCCTTTCACTCAGAACTTGGGTTTGGAGGATGTAGGAATTGAGCTGGACAACAGAGGTCGCATCCCCGTCAACAACCGCTTCCAGACCAAAGTACCCAG TATTTATGCCATTGGAGACGTGGTAGCTGGGCCCATGTTGGCGCACAAAGCTGAGGACGAGGGCATCATCTGTGTGGAGGgcatggctggaggtgcagtGCACATCGACTACAACTGCGTCCCCTCTGTGATCTACACTCACCCCGAGGTGGCCTGGGTTGGGAAGACTGAGGAGCAGCTCAAGGAGGAG GGCGTCCCATACAAAGTTGGCAAGTTCCCCTTCGCCGCCAACAGCCGAGCCAAAACCAACGCAGACACAGACGGCCTGGTGAAGATTCTCAGCCACAAGGAGACAGACAGGATGCTGGGAGCTCACATCCTAGGATCT ggggcaggAGAGATGATCAATGAAGCTGCTTTGGCCATGGAGTATGGCGCTTCATGTGAGGATGTTGCTAGAGTTTGCCATGCACATCCT ACTGTATCCGAGGCCTTCAGGGAAGCAAACCTGGCGGCCTCTTTCGGCAAAGCCATCAACTTCTAA
- the syt8 gene encoding synaptotagmin VIII yields the protein MPALSSNSTYVPSTSIPTWTTTPYTNTTINPFLAQVENAFFNFLDKIPLPRWLTVLLFVLGGLILLIIILSICIKCCCKSKKKQKKNEKINLKGVNGGSTTALVQPDVADLDYGSAKKYRGKLLYSLEYNTTQSELTVSIKQADSLKAMDLGGSSDPYVRVYICPDKDKTCETKVLKNTLKPVFNEQFTFQITKASLMKSTVVMQVYDFNRFSKHNIIGEVRLQMENFDLKNVIEEWQDLSEPSKFEEENRGEICFSLRYVPTANKLTVVILEAKNLKPMDIGGSSDPYVKVQLTLDKRKWKKRKTSVKKNTLDPYYNESFTFTVTFEQIQRVNLVIAVWDYDAVSRNDAIGKIYLGFDASGNQLRHWADMLSNPRRPVAQWHSLLSAQQVNSTLNLKRKVPMPGKLPFNGER from the exons ATGCCAGCTCTGTCTTCAAACTCCACATATGTGCCGTCCACTTCCATTCCCACCTGGACCACTACCCCTTACACCAACACAACGATCAACCCATTTCTCGCACAGGTGGAAAACGCCTTCTTCAACTTCCTGGACAAAATTCCCT TGCCCCGATGGCTCACCGTGCTGCTGTTTGTCCTTGGTGGATTGATATTACTCATCATCATCCTCTCCATCTGCATTAAATGCTGCTGCAAAAGTAAGaagaagcaaaagaaaaatgagaaGATCAATCTCAAAGGAGTGAATGGGGGCAGCACCACAGCACTT GTCCAGCCCGATGTGGCTGATCTTGACTATGGCTCGGCTAAAAAGTACCGCGGGAAGCTGCTGTATTCTTTGGAGTACAACACTACGCAGTCAGAG CTGACAGTGAGCATCAAACAGGCTGACAGCCTCAAGGCCATGGACCTGGGGGGCAGCTCGGACCCTTATGTCAGAGTATATATCTGCCCCGACAAAGACAAGACCTGTGAGACCAAAGTGCTGAAGAACACACTCAAACCTGTCTTCAATGAGCAGTTCACTTTCCAG ATAACTAAAGCTTCCCTGATGAAGTCTACAGTGGTGATGCAGGTGTACGACTTTAACCGATTCTCCAAACACAACATCATCGGAGaggtcagactgcagatggagaACTTTGACTTGAAGAATGTCATCGAGGAATGGCAGGACCTCAGCGAACCGTCCAAATTTGAG GAGGAGAATCGGGGTGAAATTTGTTTCTCTCTGCGCTATGTTCCGACAGCAAACAAACTGACCGTGGTCATCCTCGAAGCTAAAAACCTCAAACCTATGGACATCGGAGGGAGCTCAG aTCCGTATGTGAAAGTGCAGCTAACCTTGGACAAGAGGAAATGGAAGAAAAGGAAGACGTCAGTCAAGAAAAACACTCTGGATCCATATTACAATGAGTCCTTTACTTTCACTGTGACCTTCGAACAGATTCAG AGGGTAAACCTGGTGATCGCAGTGTGGGACTACGATGCAGTGAGCCGTAATGATGCCATAGGGAAGATATACTTGGGCTTTGATGCGTCAGGGAACCAGCTGAGGCACTGGGCCGACATGCTGTCCAACCCGAGGCGCCCGGTTGCTCAGTGGCACAGTCTGCTATCGGCCCAACAAGTCAACTCCACCCTCAACCTAAAGAGGAAGGTGCCCATGCCCGGAAAACTGCCCTTCAATGGAGAGCGCTAA
- the LOC117372885 gene encoding nuclear factor 7, brain-like: protein MATATCQLSEDQFLCSICLDVFTDPVTLPCGHNFCKTCIHHHWSIQATSQCPYCKQVFNPKPDLKINIFISEMAGQFRQSKLTNSSQRQTNPEEVFCDFCTYPKSRALKSCQECQSSFCESHLAPHLIIDNLQTHTLVDPQRNLKCMVEEGTTLRMDAEIKEMIVMRQVTIHQLRQLMELNNKEANTEMTNAVETFTALKDCVAKDLDNLIQDITRKKKTTEDNAKSYIEDLEQEMTGLRNGARIVTRDWANLNIRKPTYEGTAVRAMAQLDQKLSQQMSRAFICELQRVKKYNVHIMLDPDRVQPKSTNQSNTKDSDKKPECKCVLASQSFSAGKFYFEVDVRSRSKWVLGLAKELHVSKEVALSPQNAYWTICMRNKKECYAGSEPTVRLSLKSRPEKVGVFVDYEEGLVSFYDANQADLIYTFTGCNFTHKVHPFLSPCENDGIKLHTPPDSSCVLQ from the exons ATGGCTACTGCGACCTGTCAGCTGTCTGAGGACCagttcctctgctccatctgcctgGACGTGTTCACAGATCCTGTTACTTTACCCTGTGGTCACAACTTctgcaaaacatgcattcatcaTCACTGGTCCATTCAAGCCACGAGCCAATGTCCTTATTGCAAACAGGTTTTTAATCCAAAACCGGatttaaaaatcaatattttCATTTCCGAGATGGCTGGCCAGTTCAGACAATCGAAACTAACTAACAGCTCACAGCGTCAAACTAATCCAGAAGAAGTATTCTGTGATTTTTGTACCTATCCTAAATCTAGAGCCCTGAAGTCCTGTCAAGAATGCCAGTCCTCCTTCTGTGAGTCCCACCTTGCGCCACATCTGATTATAGACaatctacaaacacacacacttgtcgACCCCCAAAGAAACCTGAAGTGTATG GTTGAAGAAGGAACGACATTAAGGATGGATGCTGAAATTAAGGAAATGATTGTGATGAGACAAGTCACCATCCACCAACTGCGCCAATTGATGGAGCTCAACAACAAAGAAGCTAATACAGAAATGACAAACGCCGTCGAAACCTTCACCGCTCTGAAAGATTGTGTGGCAAAAGATCTAGACAACCTCATACAAGACATAACCAGGAAGAAGAAGACCACAGAAGACAATGCAAAGAGCTATATTGAAGACTTAGAACAAGAGATGACAGGGCTGAGAAATGGTGCTAGAATTGTCACAAGAGATTGGGCAAACTTGAATATTCGTAAACCAACTTATGAAGGGACAGCTGTGAGAGCCATGGCGCAGTTAGATCAGAAACTCAGCCAACAAATGAGTAGGGCTTTTATCTGTGAGTTACAAAGAGTCAAAAAATATAACGTTCACATCATGCTCGATCCTGACAGAGTACAGCCCAAATCAACCAATCAAAGCAATACAAAAGACAGCGATAAAAAGCCAGAATGTAAATGTGTGCTCGCAAGTCAAAGCTTCTCCGCTGGTAAGTTTTACTTTGAGGTAGACGTAAGAAGCAGATCCAAGTGGGTTTTGGGCTTGGCTAAGGAGCTCCATGTTAGCAAGGAAGTTGCACTGAGCCCCCAAAATGCATACTGGACCATATGtatgagaaataaaaaagagTGCTATGCAGGATCCGAGCCTACAGTGCGACTGTCGCTAAAATCCAGGCCAGAGAAAGTGGGAGTGTTTGTGGATTACGAGGAAGGCTTGGTTTCCTTTTATGACGCCAATCAGGCAGATCTAATCTACACATTCACAGGCTGTAATTTCACTCACAAGGTCCACCCTTTCCTTAGTCCTTGTGAGAATGATGGCATAAAGCTCCACACGCCGCCTGATTCATCTTGTGTACTTCAGTAG